The proteins below come from a single Strix uralensis isolate ZFMK-TIS-50842 chromosome 8, bStrUra1, whole genome shotgun sequence genomic window:
- the CCN1 gene encoding CCN family member 1, whose amino-acid sequence MGSAGTRPALAAALLCLARLALGSPCPAVCQCPAAVPQCAPGVGLVPDGCGCCKVCAKQLNEDCSRAQPCDHTKGLECNFGASPAALKGICRAQSEGRPCEYNSKIYQNGESFQPNCKHQCTCIDGAVGCIPLCPQELSLPNLGCPSPRLVKVPGQCCEEWVCDESKDALDELEGFFSKEFGLDDSEGELTRNNELIAIVKGGLKMLPVFGSEPQSRAFENPKCIVQTTSWSQCSKTCGTGISTRVTNDNPDCKLIKETRICEVRPCGQPSYASLKKGKKCTKTKKSPSPVKFTYAGCSSVKKYRPKYCGSCVDGRCCTPQQTRTVKIRFRCDDGETFTKSVMMIQSCRCNYNCPHANEAYPYYRLVNDIHKFRD is encoded by the exons ATGGGCTCCGCCGGCACCCGCCCCGCTCTGGCAGCCGCTCTCCTCTGCCTGGCCCGCCTG GCTCTAGGCTCGCCCTGCCCCGCCGTCTGCCAGTGCCCGGCGGCCGTGCCGCAGTGCGCCCCGGGCGTGGGGCTGGTGCCCGACGGCTGCGGCTGCTGCAAGGTCTGCGCCAAGCAGCTGAACGAGGACTGCAGCCGGGCGCAGCCCTGCGACCACACCAAGGGGCTGGAGTGCAACTTCGGCGCCAGCCCCGCCGCGCTGAAGGGCATCTGCAGAG CGCAGTCCGAGGGCAGACCGTGTGAATACAACTCCAAAATCTACCAGAACGGCGAAAGCTTCCAGCCGAACTGTAAACACCAGTGTACGTGCATAGATGGAGCTGTGGGCTGCATCCCGCTCTGCCCGCAGGAGCTCTCCCTTCCGAACCTGGGctgtcccagccccaggctggTCAAAGTCCCCGGGCAGTGCTGCGAAGAGTGGGTCTGCGATGAAAGCAAGGATGCGCTGGATGAGCTGGAAGGCTTCTTCAGCAAAGAGTTCGGCCTGGATGATTCCGAAGGCGAGCTAACCAGGAACAATGAGCTAATTGCCATTGTGAAAGGAGGCCTGAAAATGCTACCTG tttttggATCTGAGCCACAAAGCCGAGCTTTTGAGAATCCCAAATGCATTGTGCAAACAACCTCCTGGTCCCAGTGCTCAAAGACGTGTGGAACTGGCATCTCCACAAGGGTTACCAACGACAATCCCGACTGCAAGCTCATCAAAGAGACCAGGATATGTGAAGTGAGGCCATGTGGCCAGCCTAGCTATGCCTCCCTAAAG aaggggaaaaaatgtaccAAGACTAAGAAGTCCCCATCCCCAGTGAAGTTTACTTACGCCGGATGTTCCAGCGTGAAGAAGTACCGCCCCAAGTACTGCGGCTCCTGCGTGGATGGCAGGTGCTGTACGCCCCAGCAGACCAGGACTGTCAAGATCAGGTTCCGCTGCGATGATGGGGAAACCTTCACCAAGAGCGTCATGATGATCCAGTCCTGCCGGTGCAACTACAACTGTCCGCATGCAAATGAAGCTTATCCCTACTACAGATTAGTCAATGACATTCACAAATTTAGGGACTAA